In Tindallia californiensis, the genomic stretch GCCATGAGCCTGTGTACCGTGAGTTTTACTTGAAAAAGTATCGTGAAGTGCCGAAGCATCAACATAAACGTGCCCTTGTACTGACGGCAAGAAAATTGGTGCGGATGGTGGATGTGCTGCTACGCAACCGCCAACTTTATGCGCCGGAAAGGAGCGTGTAATTATCGATCTTTACTGATCGATCCGTATGCCCTTTATTGCCCGAACAAATATTCCTGGTTTGATTCGGGTCTGGTTTGTGTGCGCTTTTTTCAAATCTATTATCGTCAAAAGTAAATTTTTTTCGCATTACCCCCTTGACTTATCACCACAAGTCTTTTTTAGCGAAAGTGGTATTACCACTTTCGCTTCATTATAGGCTTCTCATCGGGAACTGTCAAGAATAGTCGCACTTTTTTGTCATGTTTTTTCTATTCATTATTTCGGTTCTGCCACCATACCCATAAACAATATTTCATTGGTTCCTTCATCATGAATCATAAAGTAGAAGGGTCTGTTCACTACCATCTGGAAGGGTTCCTCTATTGGCATAGAAGTGACACGCACTTCTACAGAAGTAACCGCTGCTGCTTCTGTCCCTGTTTCTTCTACCTCAATAAAACTTTTATGTTTTATATCGCTGATAAAGGCATTTTCTCCCTGCTCCCAGCTTACCATCTCCGAAAAATCGGCCTGTGTTGGATCAAAAGCAATCTCCATCCCCATACGGCTCAAGGCTTCTTTTAAACTTTTTTCGTAAGCCATTGTAAATCGTGGTAATTTCAGATGTCCTTCCCGTCTGGAAAACTGATTTTTCCATTCTTCCCATTGTTCTGTCGATAAATCATCTACAAAGGATTCTAAAGAACGCTCTTTCCAAGGCAGAAACACATACATGGCCATTTGTTCTTTTTCTCCATAGGGAAGTCGGATGGCTTGAAAAGCTTCTTCTTTTTCCAGGTATAAAAATTCATCCTGACGGTTCATAAAAGATATTCCTTTCAGGGTTTCTTCAGAACGATAAAAAGCTTCTTCTGTTGTTTTATCCGGATCAAAAGCCGTTGTCCAATCTCCTTGAAAATAAACGGCGTTGATTAAAAACAGAAGGGTCTGAGGATCTATCGGATATTCCACTATTTCTTCGATCAATCCTTCCGTGCTATCTTCAACCCATTGGTTAATCCTTTCAACAGCTTCTTCTGTGCTAAAGTCCAGCGCATTAGCCGCCGCACTGTAATATTGCTGATTGTTGTGAATAAAAGCTGGGTTTAATGAGATTCCCTCTCTCATCCAGAGGGAGTTGGCAATACGGAGAGTCACCTCTTCATCAGCTTCCTGAAGCAAGTATTGACGAAGCTTATTGTTCAGATTAAAGGTTTCCAGATCAACGCCTTCTACCTCTAAGGTTTTTGCCATGGCTTCACGGGTTTCGCCATCAGCACCGTTCATAGTCATGGCCAATGCTGTGTACATACTGGTAGGAGAAATCATTTTATTTTCTTCTCCTTCCATTAACTGCTGAAACATCTGAAACCCAAACTGATTTGACTTGTTTGCCAGCTCCTGATCAAAGGATTCTAACACCTCCGGTGCCGGTTCTGAAATTTCGACAGGCAGATCAGCTTCCACCTCATCGCAGCCTACCAAAAGAAGGCTTAAGAGCAGCAAACACATCACTACGAGAGAAATGGTTTTTTTTCCTTTGCTTTTCCTCATTTTTTCTTTGCTCCTTTCAAAATGTTTTTCTTCCTTGTACGGTTGTACGGTTCTGCTTCATCCCTGGAATCTCTTTCACTGATATAGACGTCTTTTCAAGTAATTGGTTGCTTTCCGAAAAAAATCCTTTACCTCTGCTCAGGTAAAGGATTGGATTTCTATTTATACGACAATGTTTTTACGCCCTGCACTTTTTGCTTTATAAAGCAATACATCAGCTAGTTCCACCAGATCTTGAGGTTTCTTATCTTTTAATTCTACAATACCGGCACTCAGGCTGATGGCTTTATCGCAGGTTGGTGGTGTTAGTTTTTCTATTTTCTTTTGGATTCGTTTGACGATCTCATGGGCCTGGTTTTGCTTCGTGTTTGGAAAAATAATAGCAAACTCATCACCACCATACCGGCACACTAAATCATCCTCCCGACAACATCGTTTCAAGCTTTCTCCAATGGCTGTCAACAATTTATCGCCAGCCGTATGACCACATTGATCATTGATTTCTTTGAAGTAATCCAGGTCTATCATCGCAAGGGACAAAGGCTTTTCAGCACTATGAGCAAATTCGATTTCTCTGCCCAGAAGATCATAAAAAGCTTTGTGATTGTATAAACCTGTCAGCGCATCCTGTTTCGATATTTTCAGTAGTTGGCTATTTCGAAAAGTAAGTTTTTGATTTGCCTCTTCCAGTTCTGACGTTACCTGGTCCACCAAATGGGTTAAGGCTTTTATGCTGGAAAGTTGTCGGTCAGCCGTTTTTTTCCTGCATAGGGTATATTCATTCATGGTTATTTCCGGAGTATGCGAAGCATTTTCAGATAAAAGTAATATAGTCATCGTAGCATTCAACACATGGTGAGTCTGTTCGGAATGATAAAATTCTCCATAGGTAAAAAAGCCGGCGGTGCTCACTGAATGAGAGAGAGGCTTCACTTCTTTTGCCGTATGTTCCCCTAACAGCGAATGCCGAGCCGCACAGGAAAAAATAAGGGCCGCTTCCGCCGGAAAAGACTGTAGGGGCAAAAAATCTTTTTGCATGTTTTCCAAAATCATGGACGGATTTCCATAACCAAACTGTACGACTTCGCCTTCCTGTAAATCACCAGCATATTGAACACTTCCATCTTCGTACAGCCCTACCACACAGCGAGCTATATCCATTTCCTTACGTCGAAGCAATAAGGGAAAATCAGCACCGATGGAATGAGGAAGGGCTTCCAGCTTTTCCACTCCCAGGTATTGCCGATATAATGCTTCAACCGGCCGATGATCTATTTCATATACTCGATTTCCGGAGGATTTTGTGATAGTCATTTCTTTCCCAATTCT encodes the following:
- a CDS encoding serpin family protein produces the protein MRKSKGKKTISLVVMCLLLLSLLLVGCDEVEADLPVEISEPAPEVLESFDQELANKSNQFGFQMFQQLMEGEENKMISPTSMYTALAMTMNGADGETREAMAKTLEVEGVDLETFNLNNKLRQYLLQEADEEVTLRIANSLWMREGISLNPAFIHNNQQYYSAAANALDFSTEEAVERINQWVEDSTEGLIEEIVEYPIDPQTLLFLINAVYFQGDWTTAFDPDKTTEEAFYRSEETLKGISFMNRQDEFLYLEKEEAFQAIRLPYGEKEQMAMYVFLPWKERSLESFVDDLSTEQWEEWKNQFSRREGHLKLPRFTMAYEKSLKEALSRMGMEIAFDPTQADFSEMVSWEQGENAFISDIKHKSFIEVEETGTEAAAVTSVEVRVTSMPIEEPFQMVVNRPFYFMIHDEGTNEILFMGMVAEPK
- a CDS encoding sensor domain-containing diguanylate cyclase, translated to MKMVNILYRSKKHLNQFIKNNELEGKGLLVLVFANTANRHYIAEVNQHIMKVLPEATLAGCSASGTIDGEHIRNDGISITFCQFQQPVELHASYREVTEGNEEAVGTHIARQTLRDHSKLLLLFAEGLHTDPTRLLEGVSKISTDIPIAGGMAGDNLRLDKTLLFLNNHVFENGAVGITVNSRHLSVSNAYRLNWKRIGKEMTITKSSGNRVYEIDHRPVEALYRQYLGVEKLEALPHSIGADFPLLLRRKEMDIARCVVGLYEDGSVQYAGDLQEGEVVQFGYGNPSMILENMQKDFLPLQSFPAEAALIFSCAARHSLLGEHTAKEVKPLSHSVSTAGFFTYGEFYHSEQTHHVLNATMTILLLSENASHTPEITMNEYTLCRKKTADRQLSSIKALTHLVDQVTSELEEANQKLTFRNSQLLKISKQDALTGLYNHKAFYDLLGREIEFAHSAEKPLSLAMIDLDYFKEINDQCGHTAGDKLLTAIGESLKRCCREDDLVCRYGGDEFAIIFPNTKQNQAHEIVKRIQKKIEKLTPPTCDKAISLSAGIVELKDKKPQDLVELADVLLYKAKSAGRKNIVV